The following is a genomic window from Chania multitudinisentens RB-25.
TACTGGCTAAAATCGATATCGTTTAACCAACTCGCTTCTTCCGGCAGGTCTGGGCTGGGGTGGTTAATGATGATGCGTTCACCCTGGGCATCCACCAGCACCGCCGATTGCGACGAGCGAGCCCGTGAGCAGCAGCGAGTATAGGCGGTGTTGACGCCATAGCTGGCTAACTCTGCCAGTAACACTTGCCCGGTGGCGTCGTCCCCGACGCGGCCAATAAAATCGACTTTCGCACCCAGTCTGGCGGCAGCTACCGCAGCCGTTGCCGCCGGGCCACCGCCAATTTCCCGGTAGTCGCTGGCAACAAACTTCCCGCCCCCTTGCGGCAGTTTCTCCACGTAATACAAACGGTCCTGCACCGTAATACCTACACAGGCAATGCGAGTCATGGTCTGGCTTCCTTATTTTCATCTGCTGTTAGCAAAACGATTTTCACCAAAAAGCGGCTATCGATCACGATGTCATCATTTTAATTTTCTCAAATGTGAAAAGAGTGATGCATGTCAATTTTTTGACTATAAATTACAAATACGATCAAAAACAGACAAAAACAGTCTGGGTTGTGGTCGATAAATTGACACAACGCTGACAACCGTACAGAACAGGAGAAGCACCATGGCACAGATCGCCTTTATCGGGTTAGGGCAAATGGGCGCACCGATGGCCAGCAATCTGATTAAACAGGGCCATCGGCTGAGCGTTTTTGATATCAGCTCTGCTGCGGTCAGCGCATTGGTAGCGTTGGGAGCAACGGCGGCAGCTAACCCGGCGCAGGCAGCGCTGGATGCAGAATTCGTGATCACCATGTTGCCGAATGGCGATCTGGTGCGTGAGGTGTTGTTTGCTGCCGATGGCGTGTGTTCTGCCTTGTCGCCAGCGGCACTGGTGATGGATATGTCCACCATTCACCCGCTGCAAACCGATCGGCTGATTGCCGACATGCAGGCGCGTGGTTTCAGCCTGATGGATGCCCCGGTAGGGCGCACTTCCGATCACGCGCAGGCGGGCACTTTGCTGATCCTGGCCGGCGGCACGGCTGAGCAGGTAGAGCGCGCTACGCCGGTGCTGATGGCGATGGGATCGGAGCTGGTCAATGCCGGTGGGCCAGGCATGGGGATTCGCGTGAAGCTGATCAACAACTACATGAGTATTGCACTCAATGCGCTGTCTGCCGAAGCCGCAGTGTTGTGCGAGGCATTGGGGTTGTCGTTCGATGTGGCGCTGCAAGTGATGAACGGCACGCCGGCCGGTAAAGGCCATTTCACCACCTCATGGCCGAACAAGGTGCTGAAAGGCGATCTCAGCCCGGCGTTCATGATCGATCTGGCGCATAAGGATTTAGGCATTGCGCTGGATGTCGCCAATCAGCTGCACGTTGCCATGCCGTTGGGCGCGGCGGCGCGCGAGGTTTACAGCCAGGCCCGCGCCAGCGGGCGTGGGCGTCAGGATTGGAGCGCCATTCTGGAACAGGTTCGCGCGGCTTCCGGGCTGGTGGGCAAGCATTGATTGATAACACAAGCGCCTGATTTTCAGCGCGCCAAGGGGAGAGAAAGATGTCTTATTTATCCGGTTACACCATGACGCAGCACGCATGGAACAACGGCTATGCGATTGGCGCTTTCAGCGCACACAATGCCGAAACCATTCGTGCAATTTTGCTGGCTGCCGAGCAGGAACAGGCGCCGGTGATGATTCAGGTGGGCCAGAAAGTGATTAGCGTGATGGGTCTGGAACCGATGAAAGCCATGATCGACGCTTTTATGCACGACATTAGCGTGCCAGTGTGTATTCACCTGGATCACAGCCGCAGCTTCGCGCAGACCATGCAGGCGGTGCAGGCTGGCTTCCAATCGGTGATGTTTGATGGTTCACATTTACCGTTTGACGAAAACGTGCGGATTACCCGTGCGGTAGCGGATGTGGCTCATGCCTTGAACATCGGCGTTGAAGGGGAGATCGGTAAGATCGGTGGCACCGAAGATGATATTTCGGTTGATGAAAAAGACGCCCTGATCACCAGCAGTGATGAAGCGTTGAAGTTTGCTGAACTGACCACGGTGGACTACTTGGCAGTGTCTATCGGCACTGCCCACGGCCTGTATAAACAAACGCCCAAGCTGGCACTTGCCCGCCTGCAAGAGATCCGCGAAATCGTCAGAAAGCCCATCGTGCTGCACGGCGGTTCCGGTGTACCGGACGATCAAATCTGTAAAGCGATTGCGTTGGGGGTAGCCAAGATCAATGTGGATACCGAACTGCGCCAGGCTTTCACTCAGGGCGTGGCCGAAGTGCTGAATAACGATCCCACAGAGTTTGTGCTGGCGGTTTCGCTTGGGCATGGCCGCGATGTGATGAAAAAGAAAGTGGCCGAAAAAATCAGGCTGTTTGGCAGCCAGGGCAAGGCCGCACTGTTTTAGGCATCCGTCGCGCTAACGGTAAGGGGCAGATTATGACAACGATTCAACGTCAGCATTTTGGTGAACATCAGGGGCAGGCGGTTTCTCTGTTCACGCTGAGCAACGCTAACGGTATGCGGCTGTGTGTGACCGATTACGGCTGCATCATTACTCAACTGTGGGTGCCGGATCGGCACGGCCAGGCAGAAGACATTGTGATGGGGTTTGACAACCTGGCGGCTTATCAGGCCGGGCACCCGTTCTTTGGTGCGATCGCCGGGCGCTGCGCCAACCGTATTGCCGGAGGGCGTTTCAAAATTGACGGCCAGGAATATGTTCTGGCCGCCAACGAACTGCCGACCGGGCAGCATTTGCACGGCGGGCTGCGCGGTTTTGACAAATATGTCTGGCAGGCGCAAGAAGATGGCGACGGCATTATTTTCAGCCGAATTTCTGCTGATGGTGAGGAAGGGTATCCAGGGAGTTTATCGGTGCGTCACCGTATCGGCCTAACCGAAGACAACGTAATGACGCTGGGTTTTGAGGCGGAAACGGATCGGCCGACGCTGGTTAACCTGGTGAATCATAGTCATTACAATCTGCGCGGTCACACACACCTGATCCACGATCAGCAACTCAAAATTGAAGCGGATTTTATCACTCCGGTGGATGAAACCACCATGCTACCGACCGGCGAGATCCGCCGCGTGGCCGGTACGGCATTTGATTTCCGTCATGCCCGCCGTTTGGGGGATGCGATGCGGCACCGCCCGGCGCAGGACTTTGATATGAACTATGTGCTTAAACCGGGCGACGGTACGTTGCATCCGGCCGCCAGCCTGATTTGCCCGCACAGCGGGCGAGTGATGGAAGTGCATACCTCGCTGCCGGGCGTGCAGTTTTATAACGCCTTTAAGCTGTCTAACAAAATCTGGCACGGCAAGGCCGGGCATCGCTATCAGGCGTTTTCCGGTATCTGTCTGGAAACGCAGGCTTTCCCAGACAGCATTCATCATGCTCATTTCGGTAACGTGGTGTTACGCCCAGGCGAAAAATATCGCAGCCGCACCGAGCATCGTTTCAGCACCGTGGCATAGAACTTGATTCATTTTCCCGATTACTGGAAGCAACATAATGACAAATAAAGCAAAAGTTGGCGTGCTGGCCTTAGGCCGCAATACCTTTGACGTTCCTTACGCGCAGGAGATGCTGGTGCAGGCGTGGCAGGCGCTCAACGGTATGGATATCGAACTGGTGGGGGAGCCGGTATTGCAGTTTGATGCGGCATCGGCCCTGCAAGCGTTGCCTGCGCTCAAACA
Proteins encoded in this region:
- the yihU gene encoding sulfolactaldehyde 3-reductase, translated to MAQIAFIGLGQMGAPMASNLIKQGHRLSVFDISSAAVSALVALGATAAANPAQAALDAEFVITMLPNGDLVREVLFAADGVCSALSPAALVMDMSTIHPLQTDRLIADMQARGFSLMDAPVGRTSDHAQAGTLLILAGGTAEQVERATPVLMAMGSELVNAGGPGMGIRVKLINNYMSIALNALSAEAAVLCEALGLSFDVALQVMNGTPAGKGHFTTSWPNKVLKGDLSPAFMIDLAHKDLGIALDVANQLHVAMPLGAAAREVYSQARASGRGRQDWSAILEQVRAASGLVGKH
- a CDS encoding class II fructose-bisphosphate aldolase, giving the protein MSYLSGYTMTQHAWNNGYAIGAFSAHNAETIRAILLAAEQEQAPVMIQVGQKVISVMGLEPMKAMIDAFMHDISVPVCIHLDHSRSFAQTMQAVQAGFQSVMFDGSHLPFDENVRITRAVADVAHALNIGVEGEIGKIGGTEDDISVDEKDALITSSDEALKFAELTTVDYLAVSIGTAHGLYKQTPKLALARLQEIREIVRKPIVLHGGSGVPDDQICKAIALGVAKINVDTELRQAFTQGVAEVLNNDPTEFVLAVSLGHGRDVMKKKVAEKIRLFGSQGKAALF
- a CDS encoding aldose epimerase family protein, whose product is MTTIQRQHFGEHQGQAVSLFTLSNANGMRLCVTDYGCIITQLWVPDRHGQAEDIVMGFDNLAAYQAGHPFFGAIAGRCANRIAGGRFKIDGQEYVLAANELPTGQHLHGGLRGFDKYVWQAQEDGDGIIFSRISADGEEGYPGSLSVRHRIGLTEDNVMTLGFEAETDRPTLVNLVNHSHYNLRGHTHLIHDQQLKIEADFITPVDETTMLPTGEIRRVAGTAFDFRHARRLGDAMRHRPAQDFDMNYVLKPGDGTLHPAASLICPHSGRVMEVHTSLPGVQFYNAFKLSNKIWHGKAGHRYQAFSGICLETQAFPDSIHHAHFGNVVLRPGEKYRSRTEHRFSTVA